The sequence AATAATGCTCTTCTTTTTCAACTCTGGGGTTTTCCAGGTGGTTGATATCAACCTTCAAGCCAAGGGAGGTTCCCGCTTTTTTCACCATATCTGCAAGGTCGCTGACACTAAACATCTCGGTGAACTGGTTAAAGACGCGGAACTCGCCCGGTTGAGCCGGAGTAGCGATCGCCAACTCAACGCATCGCACCGTATCCCGGATGTCGAGGAATCCACGAGTCTGACCACCCTTACCATAGACGGTCAGCGGATGTCCGATCGCCGCCTGAATACAGAAGCGGTTGAGAGCCGTTCCAAAGATGCCGTCATAGTCGAGGCGGTTAATTAACAACTCATCCATGCCCGTCTCTTCGGTCAAAACCCCGTACACCACACCCTGGTTCAGGTCAGTAGCACGCAAGCCCCAGATGCGGCAGGCAAAGTGGATGTTATGGGAATCGTGAACTTTACTCAGGTGATAGAAGGAACCGGGTTGTTTGGGATAGGGCAACGTATCTTTGCGACCATTGTGTTCAATGGTGATGTAGCCTTCCTCAATGTCAATATTGGGGGTGCCATATTCGCCCATGGTGCCCAGTTTCACCAGGTGACAATCGGGAAAATGCTCATGCATAACGTAGAGTAGGTTGAGCGTTCCCACAACATTGTTGACCTGGGTCAAAACCGCGTGTTCGCGGTCAATCATCGAGAAGGGAGCCGATCGCTGTTCGCCAAAATGCACCACGGCTTCTGGCTCAAATTGCAACATCGCCTTCTTGAGAAATTCGTAATTGTTGATATCACCAATGAACAGGTCAATGGTTTTGCCTGTGAGGTCTTTCCAGCGTTGGAGGCGTTGCTGGATTGGAGCAATAGGAGTCAATGTCTCAATGCACAATTCCAGATCCCAGTGCCGCCGCACCAAGTTATCTAAAATAGCAACGTCATAACCCCGGTTAGACAGGTGAAGCGCCGTTGCCCACCCACAATAGCCGTCACCGCCGATAACTAGGACTTTCATTTGAGTAGAGTCATGCTTACAGATACTCCGCTAAATCTACCAGGTTTGGTGACTCCCTAGCGCATTCGGGATAAATTCTTCTGGGAAAAACAGGAGCAATGGTTGTGGCTGGTAGATCTTGCGTGTGTTTTCTACAGCCTAATGCTTAAAAGCAGGTTAAGGAATAAGCCGATAGATAGTGATTTTGATTTCACCTTTGATCCCTGATTGCTCATCCTCTTCCTTCAAACCCCGTTAACACACCGTAGATTGCCCAGATTGCCATCGCTCGCAGGTAATGACTGGCGCGAAAGGTGCCAAAGGCGGTGATGGCTTCAGGCGTACGAAACTGCAACCCATTCTGATAAATTTGGTGAACCACAGCCTCGGTGAGTTGAAAGGCTTCATCGCGCATCCCGACCTGGAGCAGGAAGGCAGCGATACCGAAGTTAATGCCCGTCCAGATCTCCAACGGATGGGTGTCATTCGGATTTAAGGGAGAGCCATCCAACCGGACTCCATTTGCCGCGCCCAACCAAACATGGGCGGTTGGGGAGGTTGTCGCCTTTTGGCGGGCGATGAACTGGTTAAAGTTGACGAAACAGGAGTCGTACACCGTTTTTAGGGCAATGCGATCGCACCCTTCTGGCACCACATCCGGCAGCTTCAGCAAGCGGGCATAGAACTGACCGCAGAGTTGGTCTGCCATCACCACATCCGAACCACTGCCGCTATCGAGTTGGTAGTATTGCCCGTTCCACAAGGTCTTGTGATAGACAGAACGCGATTGGATGAGCCACTGCTCAAAGGTCGTTATGGTTGCAGTCAGGGAGGGTTCCAGGTCAACCGTTGCCTGGGTTTCCAGATGACGAGCAATGGCGATCGCTGCCTCTAGAGCCGCAATCCACAAGCCGCCACAATAGGCACTGATGCCCTGGAGTCGCCAGTCATCAAAGGTCTGATCCGGTGCGCCAGAGTTTTCGGGGATGCCATCGCCATCCAGGTCAAACGTCTTGAGGTAATGCAAGGTAGCAGCGATCGCTGACCAACACTCCTGCAAAAATGAAGTATCGGTGCTACCCGTTAAGACAAAATCGCGATAGACCTGCAACACAAAATCAGAGCCTAAGTCTTTCCAGAGGTTGCAGTCCTGATAACTGGTGTAGTTGGTCTTTTCCCAGACGTGCTCATTGGGTGCACCGAGGTCGTGGGGGGTCGCGTCGAGGGCTTTGCGGAGAGCCAGGGGGCTTTCGACTCCCTGTGTGAAGTAGTAACCAATCAGACGAGTGCGAGTGTCTGCGGTGGGAATGGCTCTGGCAAAGGCGCGGAGCACCGCCTTATCCAATTCAGGAAACAGCATCAACAGCCCAAACGAGCCATAGAGCCGCACATCCAGGCTTTCGTACCAGCGATAGTCAATACACTCCAACACGGCGAACTGACCAACCGGATCGAGTTCTGTCGCAGCAGACCAGAGCGTACCGCCATCCGTCAGGTCATACAACTCATTGAACAGTGCCATCTTGAACCAGTCTGGCAAATCCTCTCGACTCAGAATCGGAGCTTGCCAGGTCTGGATCTGCTGTTGCCACGCTTGATAGTTTTCCAGAGCCGTGCGAGCGATCGCCCAGGCGTTGCGTCCCGTCCGTCCAAAAAAATCGGTGTAGCGGCGAAAATAGTTGATGCCCTCAGCGAACTCGGTTACAGGCAGATCCCAACTCAGAACCACGGGAATCTGGCGGGTTTCCCCCGGAGCCAGGGTAAAGCGAATGGCAATCGCCGCTCCAACCTGATCACTGTCTGCCGCAGTTGGATCGTTACAGTTCGGCAGGGAACCGTCTGCGGCGAAGGTTTCCCAGATTTCTGCTCCATCCCCAAGCGGATTCCAGCGAGTGTGATAAAACACCGCGTCAGCAGAAGAGTGTGCCAGAGCGATCGCCCACTGTCCTTCTCCTTCCATCGGCGTTTCAGACTGTCCCACCCGATCTAAAACACAGCCTGCAATGCCTGCTTCCGTGACCCACTGGTTAAAGTTGCCCTGACTCTCTCCCAACCGGGGTTGATACTCATAGACGGGGCTACCATCATCGCGCACCTTGACCTCTGGCGATTTCAGCGCATTGGTGAACCAACCCACCATATTCTGCCAGGTCAGCAAAATGCTTAGAGTGATAGGGCGATCGCTGGGGTTATGTGCCGTCCAGACAAACACCGCTACGGGGTAGCTCGTTTCCTGATAGTTATGCGCCCAGATCGGTGAAAACTGCTCACAGGTCAGCGATGCCTCAAAGGCGTTGCGGTAGGCAAACCAACTGCGGGGATACAAAGCGTAATAGGTTCCCGTCTCAGAGCCATTTACCTCTGCGGGGTACCACTGCCACGAGTTTAAGCTGCCATCTTCAGGGGCTTCTGTGCACAGGGCATAGGCACGAGCAGACTGCCCCTCCGCCTGTTCAAACACACTGAACTGACACGCTGGCATAGATTGAAACAGGTGCTCTCCTCCGTCGATGTGCCAGAGGTTAAAGTCACCCCGGTGCGATCGCCCCAGGCAACCTGCACCAAAACCACCCAGCGGCGCACCATGCCAGGGACCATCATCTAAATTGCTGGCATACCGAACCGTATAGGGATGGCTCCAACCTAGACCAATAGAGCGTTTCCAGGCACAAGAGGGAATGTTGGGAAGAGAGGGTTGTTTTGTCATCCCCCGATTTTACAGGTTAACTTTTGCAAATCTTGAGCGAATCGGAATATTGTAGTGTGAAGTTTAAGACCTCAGCACTCAGCACTTTACTACTGCGGTTTCAA is a genomic window of Oscillatoria sp. FACHB-1407 containing:
- a CDS encoding NAD-dependent epimerase/dehydratase family protein; this translates as MKVLVIGGDGYCGWATALHLSNRGYDVAILDNLVRRHWDLELCIETLTPIAPIQQRLQRWKDLTGKTIDLFIGDINNYEFLKKAMLQFEPEAVVHFGEQRSAPFSMIDREHAVLTQVNNVVGTLNLLYVMHEHFPDCHLVKLGTMGEYGTPNIDIEEGYITIEHNGRKDTLPYPKQPGSFYHLSKVHDSHNIHFACRIWGLRATDLNQGVVYGVLTEETGMDELLINRLDYDGIFGTALNRFCIQAAIGHPLTVYGKGGQTRGFLDIRDTVRCVELAIATPAQPGEFRVFNQFTEMFSVSDLADMVKKAGTSLGLKVDINHLENPRVEKEEHYFNAKNTNLLSLGLQPHYLSDSLLDSLLNFSLKYKHRVDEKEILPRVKWKG
- a CDS encoding GH116 family glycosyl hydrolase gives rise to the protein MTKQPSLPNIPSCAWKRSIGLGWSHPYTVRYASNLDDGPWHGAPLGGFGAGCLGRSHRGDFNLWHIDGGEHLFQSMPACQFSVFEQAEGQSARAYALCTEAPEDGSLNSWQWYPAEVNGSETGTYYALYPRSWFAYRNAFEASLTCEQFSPIWAHNYQETSYPVAVFVWTAHNPSDRPITLSILLTWQNMVGWFTNALKSPEVKVRDDGSPVYEYQPRLGESQGNFNQWVTEAGIAGCVLDRVGQSETPMEGEGQWAIALAHSSADAVFYHTRWNPLGDGAEIWETFAADGSLPNCNDPTAADSDQVGAAIAIRFTLAPGETRQIPVVLSWDLPVTEFAEGINYFRRYTDFFGRTGRNAWAIARTALENYQAWQQQIQTWQAPILSREDLPDWFKMALFNELYDLTDGGTLWSAATELDPVGQFAVLECIDYRWYESLDVRLYGSFGLLMLFPELDKAVLRAFARAIPTADTRTRLIGYYFTQGVESPLALRKALDATPHDLGAPNEHVWEKTNYTSYQDCNLWKDLGSDFVLQVYRDFVLTGSTDTSFLQECWSAIAATLHYLKTFDLDGDGIPENSGAPDQTFDDWRLQGISAYCGGLWIAALEAAIAIARHLETQATVDLEPSLTATITTFEQWLIQSRSVYHKTLWNGQYYQLDSGSGSDVVMADQLCGQFYARLLKLPDVVPEGCDRIALKTVYDSCFVNFNQFIARQKATTSPTAHVWLGAANGVRLDGSPLNPNDTHPLEIWTGINFGIAAFLLQVGMRDEAFQLTEAVVHQIYQNGLQFRTPEAITAFGTFRASHYLRAMAIWAIYGVLTGFEGRG